In Providencia hangzhouensis, the DNA window TTAAAGAACTGAATAAAACGTTAACACTCGTTTTTGCTGAAAATCATGTTGATGTGTTAAGCCAGTGGGTTGAGCCTGCGGACTGTACCATTAAAACATCCATCTTTACGCTAGTTAAATTGAAAGACAAACAGCAATTATCTCAACTTATCAATCGTGGTGATATCGTGATTGAAGGGGATATGCAAATTGTACAGCACTGGTCTTCTTTACTTGACTTAGCAATTTGGAATCCTGCTCATTATCTATCACCTTACATTGGTGATGTTGCGGCAGAAGGTCTTAGCAAGTTCCTGAATAAAGGTGCTTGTCTTGCATCTCATTTAGTAAAACGGCAAAAAACGTATATCAAAGACGCAATAATTGAAGAATGGAAGATGGCGCCTAGCCAGCTTGAACTTGCTCATTTTAGTGATGAAGTTGAGCAAGTAGAAAATTCAATGAGTGCACTTGAGCAACGTTTAAGCCAGTTGGAGGAGAAGAATGACACCCGGTGAAATAAAACGACTTTACTTCATTATTCGGGTTTTTCTCTCTTACGGATTAGATGAGTTAATCCCCAAAACTAAACTAACGTTACCATTAAGAATAGGTCGCTTAGGTTTCTTTTGGATTAAAAATAAGCATAAAGACAAAACATTGGGCGAAAGACTTCGTCTCGCCCTTCAAGAACTCGGGCCAGTTTGGATCAAATTTGGCCAAATGCTATCGACTCGCCGAGATCTTTTCCCACCTGCAATCGCAGATCAATTGTCATTATTACAAGACAAAGTGGCAAGTTTTGATGGCAAACTGGCACGAGGCTATATTGAGGAATCTCTCGAAGGGCCTTTAGAACAGTGGTTTGATGACTTCGATGAACAAGCTTTAGCTTCTGCGTCTATTGCTCAGGTGCATACCGCAACGTTAAAAGAAAATGGTAAAGATGTTGTCATCAAGGTTATTCGTCCTGATATTCTGCCAATTATTAAAGCTGATATTAAGTTAATGTATCGTATTGCAAATTGGGTTCCTTTGCTGCCAGATGGGCGGCGATTAAGACCCAAAGAAGTCGTGCGTGAATACGAAAAAACCTTGATCGATGAGCTGAATTTGCTCCGTGAATCGGCAAATGCCATTCAGCTTCGTCGTAACTTTGAAAATAGCGCCATGCTGTATATACCAGAGGTATATCCAGATTATTGCCGTGAAAACGTGATGGTGATGGAGCGTATCTACGGGATCCCAGTTTCCGATATTACTGCGCTTAAAGCGCAGGGAACGAATATGAAACTGCTGGCAGAGCGTGGTGTTAAGGTCTTCTTTACACAGGTTTTCCGCGACAGCTTTTTCCATGCTGATATGCATCCAGGAAATATCTTTGTTAGTTACGATCATCCAGAGGACCCTAAATACATAGGGATAGACTGTGGGATAGTCGGCTCATTAAACAAAGAAGATAAGCGTTATTTGGCAGAAAACTTCATTGCTTTTTTTAATCGTGATTATCGTAAGGTAGCAGAACTGCACGTTGACTCCGGCTGGGTTCCTTCAGACACAAATGTGGAAGACTTTGAGTTTGCTATCCGTACCGTATGTGAGCCTATTTTTGAAAAACCATTAGCTGAAATTTCGTTTGGGCAAGTATTATTGAATTTATTTAATACAGCACGTCGTTTCAACATGGAAGTTCAACCACAGTTGGTATTATTACAAAAAACATTATTGTATGTAGAAGGCCTAGGACGGCAGCTTTACCCACAGCTTGATCTCTGGAAAACCGCAAAACCATTTCTAGAGGACTGGGTTCATAGCCAAGTAGGGATACCTGCAATTACTCAGGCATTAAAAGAAAAAGCACCTTATTGGGCAGAAAAAATGCCTGAAATACCGGATTTAATTTATGGTGCATTACGGCAGCATAAGTACTTACAATCAAATATCGATCAACTAACTCAACAACTGAAAAGTCAGCGTAATAAGCAGCGTAAATCTCAGTACCTTTTAGGTATCGGTGCTACATTTATTCTCTGTGGGACTCTATTCCTCATTTCTAATCTCACACCGTTTGGAATTGTATTTATGGTGGCAGGTGCACTGTCTTGGTTGTTTGGTTGGTGTAAAACCGGCGGAAATTAAGTAAACTTTGTTTTGCGACAAGTTTATAAGGCTGTGAACATTTCCGTATTTTGTGTTGGTTGTATATAATAGATCTAATAACAATTGATCCCAAAACTATATAGAGGTATTAACAATGGAATCAACTATTGCAATGGCTGCTTTCGGTAGTCCTTGGCAACTCATTATCATTGCTTTACTTATTATTTTAATTTTCGGCACCAAAAAATTGCGTTCTTTAGGCTCAGATTTGGGTGAGTCACTCAAAGGCTTTAAAAAAGCAATGAGTGATGACGAAAAAGCAAAAGCAGAACAAGAAAAGCAAGATGCTGACTTCGCACCTAAAAATATTACTGAACAACAGGCTGCTGAAAAGAAAGAAAGCCCAGTTGAGAGCAAAAACAAAGAGCAGGGTTAAACCGTGTTTGACATAGGTTTTAGTGAACTGTTGCTTATTGCAGTTATTGGTCTCGTTGTATTAGGCCCTGAGCGGTTACCAGTGGCAGTGAGAACTGTCGCTGGGTGGATCCGTGCGATGCGCTCTATGGCTGCAAATGTACAAAACGAGTTATCGCAAGAGTTAAAGCTGCAGGAGCTGCAAGAAACGCTGAAAAAGGTGGAAGAAAAAGCTAATTTAGAAGCGCTTTCTCCTGAACTTAAGCAGTCAATGGAAGAACTGCGTACAGCGGCACAATCGCTTAAAAGCGATTACCAAGCGACAACCAATGATATTGAAACAGAGTTAAACAAAGCAAAAGAGATCACTGACAGTTACGATAGTGCTGTAAAGGAAGCGAAAGATAATACTCAGCAGTCACCTGAAGAGTCTGATCCAAACCCAGAGCATGCTGCTAAAATGGCGGCTGTTGTTGAGGATGAAAAGCCAGAAGATTCAGTTGCCGTGAAAACAGTAGAATCACTCGATGCTAAAGTAAAAAACTCTAATCAAACTGAAAGTGAAAAATAACACATGGCTGTAAATGATACACAACCACTTATTAGCCACCTCATTGAACTTCGCAAACGGCTGTTAAACTGTTTAATTACAGTTTTAATTGTTTTTGCTGCGCTTGCTTATTTTTCAAATGATATCTATCGGCTGGTAGCAGCCCCTTTGATTGATAAGCTACCAGTAGGTTCGCAAATGAGTGCGACAGATGTGGCGTCAACATTCTTTACCCCAATTAAATTGACAATGATGGTTTCGGTTTTTGTATCGATACCGGTTATTCTCTATCAAATTTGGGCTTTTATTGCACCTGCCTTATACAAGCATGAACGCAAACTCATGTTGCCTTTGCTTGTTTCAAGTAGTTTCTTGTTTTATTTGGGAATGGCATTTGCCTACTTCGTTGTTTTTCCGCTCGCATTTGGTTTCTTTGTTAAAACGACCCCAGATAGCGTTAACTTTATTCCCGATATCAGTAAATATCTTAGTTTCGTCATGACATTATTCATGGCTTTTGGTGCGGCATTTGAAGTACCTATTGCAATTATTTTACTGTGTTGGACAGGCGTGACTACACCCGAATCTCTGAAACGTAAACGTCCTTATATTTTAGTTGGGGCATTTATCGTTGGGATGTTTTTAACGCCGCCAGATGTACTCTCTCAAACTTTGCTTGCTGTTCCAATGTATTTGCTTTTCGAGCTCGGAGTTTTACTATCCAATTTCTATGTTGGTAAAGGTAGAAACCGGCAAGAAGGGGCAGAGGAAGAAGAAAAAGAAGAGTCTTGATTTGCATTAAATTATCTTTAATTTGCAATGCAAAAAGGTGAAAAGCCCTTTAAGAAGGGCTTTTGATTGCTTAAAGCGTTCAATCTGTATTTTTTTTAAATTGCGTATTATCAACCACTTTAGGTACACTTTTATTTAAAATATTCAGTAAAAGAATAGAACGATACTCTCCATTAGGCTCATCAAAAATAGCTTGTACTCCCGCGAAAATACCTTCGGTAATTGTCACTTGGTCGCCATGTTTTGGTATATCTGGTGCGACGGAATAACTAACGGGGGTTTGTTGTAATAGCTCAATAATTTCTTCGGGGACTTCCGTCGGAAATTGGCCAAAACGAATAAAATGGCTAACCCCTCTTGTTGATTGGATAGTTGTCGTATGAATTTCATTATGATCAAATTTCACAAATAAGTAGTTTGGAAACAGGGCTTCTTGCACTGTCACCCTTTTCCCTCTAACCACCTTTTCCATTTCAGTCATGGGCGTCATACAAACAACATTCTGTCGGTTTAAATGCTCCATAGCCCGTTCAATTTGGCCGCGTTTGCAATAAAGCAAATACCATTTTTCCATTTTTTTGAATTCCATCTGACAAAACTATGTTTATGATAACAAATTACGACATAACAATGTGACTAATGAAGAACAGAACCATATTATTGATATGCTTAGGTCTATATTAACCGAATATAGTCTTATGATAACTGTAATGCAAAAACCAAATCAGTAGGAGACATAATGGATATCTTTTTGTTGAGTAACGGTAAGCTACCAGGCAACCCGGTATGGCTCAGCTACGCCTTACCTCGAATCAAAGAAATGATTGTTCGTAAGAACATAAAGTCAGCAGTTTTGGTTCCGTATGCAGTTCTTCGCGGTTCACATGACGAAAGAGCAGAACAGCTTTCAGATGCGTTGGGAATAAAAGTTACGTCTATTGAGCACTTTTCTAGTCCTGTGGAAGCGATTGAGCAGGCAGAATGTATTCTTGTGAGTGGTGGTAACACTTGGTGGTTGAATAAATGCCTACATGAGAACGGGTTGATAGTTGCGATTCAACGTGCGGTTCGTGAGCGTGGTGTGCCATATATCGGCTGGAGTGCAGGATGCAATGTAGCGACTCCAAGTATCCGTACTACGAATGATATGCCTGTTAGTAATGCTGCAATTATGCCATCTCTGGGGCTATTTCCATTACAAATTAACCCTCATTATATTGATGCTCATATTTCTGGTCATATGGGCGAAACTCGTGATGAACGATTACAAGAATTTTGTGTGATTAATCCTCATGAAGTTGTTGTTGCGCTCAGGGAAGGAAGTGGGTTACAAATTAAAGATAATGAACTTCATTATTTCAGCGGAAAAGATGAAGGTTTTAAACTATTTCAGCATAATAAAACATTCTCAGAACAATTTGATACTTTACTATTAGAAAAATTAGTCCCTTTTGATTGCCAGTAAAATGGTATACTAAACCAGAAAAAGATTGATTTTAAAGTATTTTATACCCTAAATAATTTGAGCTACAGGAAGGCGACAAGGGAAGATAGGCGAAGAGCATAGATAAACTATGTGACTCGGCTAGGCTAGCTGAGCGTAGTCACTTATACTTCAACGAAAAGCGCTGTAACTTGAAGGATTAAGGGTATAGACAGTAACTTGTAACCTTGGCCGGACGTCTTATAATGGGACTCCCTCTGTAACAGTAAAAGAAGATAATGAAATACCGTGACCTTAGAGATTTCATCTCGCAACTTGAGAAACAAGGCGAGCTAAAACGCATTACAATGGAAGTCGACCCCTATTTGGAAATGACTGAAATTGCAGATCGCACACTAAGAGCAGGGGGACCGGCCCTATTATTTGAAAATCCCAAAGGCTATAACATGCCAGTCTTGTGTAACCTTTTCGGAACAACTAAACGTGTTGCAATGGGGATGGGGCAAGAAGACATAAAAGCATTACATGATGTAGGCAAATTACTCGCTTTTCTGAAAGAGCCCGATCCTCCGAAAGGCTTTCGTGACCTTTTCGATAAACTACCAAAATTCAAGCAAGTGCTAAATATGCCTGCAAAACGGCTAAGCTCTGCGCCTTGTCAGGAACAAATTTGGGCTGGTGAAGACGTTGATCTTACAAAAATCCCAGTTATGCATTGTTGGCCTGAAGATGCCGCTCCTTTAATTACATGGGGGCTGACAGTGACTAAAGGCCCACATAAAGAAAGGCAAAACTTAGGTATTTATCGTCAGCAAGTTCTTGGAAAAAACAAAGTTATTATGCGTTGGTTGTCTCATCGCGGTGGCGCTCTGGATTTTCAAGAATGGTGCCAAGCGCATCCCGGTGAAAAATTTCCTGTTGCAGTCGCCCTGGGTGCAGACCCAGCAACCATTTTAGGCGCGGTAACACCGGTCCCTGACACATTGTCAGAATATGCTTTTGCGGGGTTATTACGTGGTAATAAAACCGAGGTTGTTAAATGCATATCGAATGACCTTGAAGTTCCCGCTGGCGCTGAAATTATTTTAGAAGGGTATATTGAGCCAGGTGAAATGGCTCCCGAAGGTCCTTATGGTGACCATACCGGTTATTATAATGAAATAGACAGTTTCCCGGTATTTACTGTGACTCATGTGACTCAGCGTCGTGATGCAATTTATCATTCAACTTATACGGGAAGGCCACCAGATGAGCCCGCAGTATTAGGGGAGGCGTTAAACGAAGTCCTTGTTCCCATTCTTCAAAAACAATTTCCTGAAATTGTTGATTTTTATCTTCCTCCTGAAGGGTGCTCGTATCGTCTTGCCGTTGTGACAATGAAAAAACAATATGCAGGACATGCCAAAAGGGTCATGATGGGGGTCTGGTCATACCTGCGCCAATTCATGTACACTAAGTTTGTTATTGTTTGTGATGACGATATTAATGCACGGGACTGGAAAGATGTTATCTGGGCAATTACAACTCGGATGGACCCTGCTCGTGATACCGTGATGATGGAAAACACACCAATAGATTATCTCGACTTCGCTTCCCCTGTGTCTGGGCTGGGTTCAAAAATGGGGCTTGATGCCACCAATAAATGGCCGGGTGAGACAGATCGTGAATGGGGGCGTCCTATCGTAATGACAGAGAGCGTTAAATCTCGCATTGATGATATTTGGGAACAATTAAATATTTTTGACAAAAAATAAGAGGGAAACCATGGCAACTTTAAGCTGTAAAGTAACATCTGTTGAATCTATCACGGATACGGTTTATCGGGTGATTTTGTTGCCAGATGGTCCTTTTCATTTTAAAGCAGGCCAATATTTAATGGTCGTGATGGATGAGCGTGACAAACGACCATTTTCAATGGCTTCAACTCCTCACAATAAAGAAACTATTGAGTTACATATCGGTGCTTCTGAAATCAATCTATATGCAATGGCAGTAATGGATAGAATTTTGGATCAAAAACGTATTGATATCGACATCCCACATGGTAAAGCTTGGTTTCGAGAAAATAGCAGTAATGCCATGATCTTAATTGCTGGTGGGACAGGTTTTTCCTATACCCACTCAGTATTGCTTGCGGCTTTAGCTGAAAACCCGAATCGTGATATCACTTTCTATTGGGGTGGTCGTCAATTGGAGCACTTATACGATCTTGGCGAATTACAGGCTCTTAGTGAAAACTATCCTAATTTAAAGATCACACCAGTTGTAGAGCAACCAGATGAACTATGGCGAGGCAGAACAGGAACGGTTCTGAGTGCAGTGCTAGAAGATTTCGGTGACTTATCAGGTCATGATATCTATATTGCAGGCCGTTTTGAAATGGCGAAAATAGCTAGAGAACGGTTTTGTAATGAGCGCGGAGGTAAACCGGAGCAGTTATTCGGTGATGCTTATGAATTCATTTAACCCGTCCTAGTTCGAATTGTAGGGGTGTTGGCTTCATTCATTCGCCCTAGTCACATACTTTTGTATGCTCCTAGGGGCTCATTCACTTGCCGCCTACCTACAATTCAAACTATGAGGGTTAAACTTGTTATGGCTTTTGCGTGAAAACAGGCCAGTTCAAATTGTCGGGGTGTTGGCTTCATTCATTCGCCCTAGTCACATACTTTTGTATGCTCCTAGGGGCTCATTCACTTGCCGCCTACCTACAATTCGAACTATGAGGGTTAAACTTGTTATGGCTTTTGCGTGAAAACAGGCCAGTTCAAATTGTCGGGGGGTTGGCTTCATTCATTCGCCCTAGTCACATACTTTTGTATGCTCCTAGGGTCTCATTCATTTGCCGCCTACCTACAATTCGAACTATGAGGGTTAAACTTGTTGTGGATATTTGGCTAGAAAGAGGCAAAAAAAACCCGCCCCTGACTAGGCGGGAACATCGACAAAATACAATGTTTGCGAAAACTAAAAATAAATTGTTAAACTCGTTCGATAATTGTGGCTATACCTTGGCCGAACCCGATACACATGGTGGCTAAACCAAACTGTTTATCGTTTTGTTCTAAATGATTAAGCAAAGCTGTTGAAATTCTTGCTCCTGAGCATCCCAAAGGGTGGCCAAGTGCAATAGCCCCTCCGCTGAGATTTACTTTATCATCTAATTGGTTTTCTGATAGCTTCAAGCCTTTTAGACATGCAATAGATTGTGCCGCAAAAGCTTCATTTAATTCAATAATATCAATATCATTTAAAGTTAGTCCTGCTCGCTTTAAAGCGAGCTCACTTGCTGGCACAGGCCCAAATCCCATGATTGATGGGTCACAGCCAACAACGGCCATTGCGCGTATTTTAGCTCGTGGTTTAATTCCTTGCTGAGTGGCATAACTTTCGCTGGTCAGTAACATCGCAGACGCACCGTCAGATAGAGCAGATGAATTACCTGCGGTCACCGTCCCACTAACAGGGTCGAAGGCAGGGCGAAGAGCCGCTAAACCTTGCAAGCTTGCATCAAAGCGAATCACTTCATCATAATTTACTGAAATGAGGTTACCTGTGGCATCATGGCCATTAATTGGAACGATCTCGTTATTGAACTTCCCTTTTTCCGTTGCAAGGGCTGCAAGCTGGTGAGACCTTAATGCAAATGCATCTTGCTCTTCTCGGCTAATTTTATACATTTTGGCAAGCATTTCAGCGGTCAGTCCCATAGCGCCTGCGGCTTTAGCAACTCGTAAAGTCAGTTTAGGGTTGAAATCTATACCATGAGTCATTGGTACGTGACCCATATGCTCCACTCCACCAATGAGTACTGATTTTGCATCACCCGTCATAATTAACCGGCTCGCATCATGTATTGCTTGCATTGATGAACCACAAAGGCGATTTACTGTAACGGCAGGAACCGTATGAGGTATAGCCGTGAGTAATGCTGCATTTTTAGCAATATTAAACCCTTGCTCCAGTGTTTGCTGAACACAACCCCAGATGATGTCATCCAATTCTTTGTTACTTGCGTTTGGATTACGTTCAAAAATCGCATTCATGAGGTGTGCAGAAAGGTCTTCAGCTCTAACATGGCGAAATACCCCACCTTTTGAACGGCCCATTGGTGTACGTATTCCATCAATAATGACGACATTTTCCATAAAATTAACCTCTCGCAACTTTTTTGACATCAATCGCCACTACAGGTGGCTGTGGGTAATATCTTGCATTGGTAGCCGCTTTTTCTTTTAAGCCATTAGGCGCATGATATAGAGGACTTAAATGCTGTAAAGATTCCGTCGTTTTTAAGTAAGACTGGCTGCCTAAGGTATCTAAATAGCAGAACACCCCTCCTCTGAATGGTGGAAAGCCTAAACCATAAACTAAAGCAATATCTGCATCTGAAGGGCTTTGAATAATACCTTCCTCTAAGCAACGAACAACTTCGTTAATCATAGGAGCCATCATTCGAGCAATAATTTCTTCTTTGGTGAAAGTGCGCTTTGTTGGGCAAATAGTAGCAAGTAATTCATCAGCCCTAGGGTCATTAATTTTTTTCGGTTTCCCTTTTTTATCTTTTTCATATTGATAAAACCCTTGGCCATTCTTTTGACCAAAGCGTTGTTGTTCATACATCACATCGATGGCATTTTTGCCTTTTTTCCCCATTCGTTCAGGAAAACCTTGAGCCATAACTTGCTCTGCATGAAAAGCAGTATCAATACCAACAACATCAAGAAGATAAGCAGGCCCCATTGGCCAGCCAAACTCTTTTTCCATGACTTTGTCTATTTCTCTAAAGTCAGCTCCATCTTGTAGCAGTAAGTTAAAGCCCGCAAAATAAGGAAAAAGTACCCGGTTAACAAAGAAGCCAGGGCAGTCATTGACAACAATAGGGGTTTTCCCCATTTTATTGGCGTAGGCAACAACCTTGGCAACAGTGTTATCAGAAGTTTGTTCTCCTCGGATAATTTCAACTAATGGCATCCGATGCACTGGGTTAAAAAAGTGCATACCGCAGAAATTTTCTGGGCGTTTTAGTGATTTTGCGAGGGTTGAAATTGGAATAGTTGATGTATTTGAAGCCAGTATAGTTTCACTTGTTACTAAGGACTCAACTTCAGATAATACAGCGGCTTTGACTTTCGGGTTCTCAACAACGGCTTCAACGACGATTTGGCTATTTTCCACCCCGTTGTAAGATAATGAGGGATGAATAGATGATAAGGTTGCCGCCATTTTCGCTGCGGTGATTTTTCCACGCTCAAATTGATTATTTAATAGCTTTTGTGCTTCTTCAATCCCTAAGTCTAATGACTTAACATTAATATCCTTCATTAAGACAGGTACGCCTTTACTGGCAGATTGATATGCAATGCCTCCGCCCATAATCCCTGCACCTAATACGGTAGCATGCGTTGGAATATCAACATGTTGTGCGATTTTTTTACTGTTTGACTTAACTTGTTGGTCATTTAGAAAAATATTCACTAACGCACGTGCAACATCACTATGCGCTAGAGGAACAAATGCAGCTGTTTCATGCTTCAAGGCTTCATCACGAGTGCAATTTGCTGCCTTTTCAATCGTATTTACAGCAGTCATAGGCGCTGGATAGTGTTTGCCTGCAACCTTGTACACCATCCCCTTAGCAACATTGAAACTCATCGTTTGCTCAATAGGTTTCAATTGTAGAGGGCTAAGCTTAGGTTGACGTTTTTTATGCCAATTGAAGGCCCCAGCAATTGCAGATTCAATGACTTGCAGCGCTGACTGTGCGAGAGCTTCTGTATTAACAACCGCGTCAACAAGGCCTAGTTTTAAAGCTTGCGAGGCATCGACATCTTTACCCGCAGTAATAATTTCTAATGCGCTATCCAAACCAATTAATCGAGGAAGCCGAACGGACCCACCAAAGCCAGGCATGATCCCAAGTTTTGTTTCAGGAAGCCCAATTCGAGCATCAGGTGAAGCGATGCGAAAATCAGTGGATAAAATGCATTCACAGCCACCACCTAATGCATAGCCATTAATGGCACAAATCGTTGGAACAGGTAGGTCTTCAATGCGATTAAAAATACTATTAGCGTAGTGCAACCAATCGCTTAGTGTTTCTTTTGACGCTTCAAAGAGTGAAAGAAATTCTTTGATATCAGCGCCAACAATAAAAGCGGGTTTATCAGAACGGAAAATTACACCTTGCAGCTCGGTTTGTTGCTCAAGAACAGACACGGCTTCATCAAGTGAAGCAACGGTGTGGGTATCCAATTTATTAATTGGCCCTGGTGAGTTAAAAACCAGTTCTGCAATCCCTTGTTTCAACCATTGAATATAGATAGTGTCACTTTGATAAAGCATTCTGCTCTCCTCTACGTGGTAGTGTTATCTGGTACGACCAGATGAGGTGAGTGTGACTAGAATGTTAATTAATTGCAAACTTTTAATAACAAAAATGGAAGGTTGGTCACAGCAATTAAGCGAAATAATTAATGATTTAAATGATAAAGGTATTATATATCAATTGATTAATGATGGTTTGCAACAGAGTGCATATCCGTTAATAACAGAACGTGGTAAGCTTGATTTTTCTAATTAATGCTGAAAGGTTGAAAGAAATGGAAAAACTGACTGCACTCTACGCTGAACACATTAAAACGTTACAAAACAGAACTCAGCAAGTTTTACAGCGCAGCAAATTAGATGCCATATTGATTCATTCGGGTGAACCCCTACGCATCTTTCTTGACGATAGCGACTATCCTTTTAAAGTTAATCCTCATTTCAAAGCGTGGGTGCCTATTACTGATGTTCCACATTCATGGTTATTAGTTGATGGCGTAAATAAGCCTAAGCTATGGTTTTATTCACCTGTTGATTATTGGCATAGTGTTGAACCACTGCCGAACAGTTTTTGGACCAAAGATATTGAGTTAATCCATTTAAAAAATGCAGATGACATTAAAACCTTCCTAGCAAGTCTACCGAAAGAAAATGTGGCTTATATTGGTTCTGCAACTGCAAGGGCTGAGTCATTAGGGATTTCGCTACATAATATCAATCCCAAACCTGTTTTAGATTACTATCATTATCATCGTTCTTATAAAACAGATTATGAACTTTACTGCATGCGTGAAGCGCAAAAAATGGCTGTAAATGGGCACCTCGCTGCTCTTGAAGCATTTCGCGCAGGAATGAGTGAGTTTGATATTAATATCAGTTATTTACAATCAACCGGGCATCGAGATACCAATGTCCCTTATGGTAACATTGTTGCACTGAATGAAAATGCAGCTGTATTGCATTACACTAAACTACAGCAAACGGTACCGAACGAATTACGCAGCTTTCTTATTGATGCAGGTGCTGAATATAACGGTTATGCTGCTGATATTAC includes these proteins:
- the pepQ gene encoding Xaa-Pro dipeptidase, with amino-acid sequence MEKLTALYAEHIKTLQNRTQQVLQRSKLDAILIHSGEPLRIFLDDSDYPFKVNPHFKAWVPITDVPHSWLLVDGVNKPKLWFYSPVDYWHSVEPLPNSFWTKDIELIHLKNADDIKTFLASLPKENVAYIGSATARAESLGISLHNINPKPVLDYYHYHRSYKTDYELYCMREAQKMAVNGHLAALEAFRAGMSEFDINISYLQSTGHRDTNVPYGNIVALNENAAVLHYTKLQQTVPNELRSFLIDAGAEYNGYAADITRTYAAKGKDEFAELVADVNTEQLALIDTIKAGVRYTDYHVDMHHRIAKILTKHDIIKGISEESMVESGLTTPFLPHGLGHPLGLQVHDAAGFMQDDSGTHLAAPKMYPFLRCTRVLEPKMVLTIEPGLYFIESLLSEWRNGEFSQHFNWDKIEFFKPYGGIRIEDNIVIHANRIENMTRDLHLR
- the fadB gene encoding fatty acid oxidation complex subunit alpha FadB, giving the protein MLYQSDTIYIQWLKQGIAELVFNSPGPINKLDTHTVASLDEAVSVLEQQTELQGVIFRSDKPAFIVGADIKEFLSLFEASKETLSDWLHYANSIFNRIEDLPVPTICAINGYALGGGCECILSTDFRIASPDARIGLPETKLGIMPGFGGSVRLPRLIGLDSALEIITAGKDVDASQALKLGLVDAVVNTEALAQSALQVIESAIAGAFNWHKKRQPKLSPLQLKPIEQTMSFNVAKGMVYKVAGKHYPAPMTAVNTIEKAANCTRDEALKHETAAFVPLAHSDVARALVNIFLNDQQVKSNSKKIAQHVDIPTHATVLGAGIMGGGIAYQSASKGVPVLMKDINVKSLDLGIEEAQKLLNNQFERGKITAAKMAATLSSIHPSLSYNGVENSQIVVEAVVENPKVKAAVLSEVESLVTSETILASNTSTIPISTLAKSLKRPENFCGMHFFNPVHRMPLVEIIRGEQTSDNTVAKVVAYANKMGKTPIVVNDCPGFFVNRVLFPYFAGFNLLLQDGADFREIDKVMEKEFGWPMGPAYLLDVVGIDTAFHAEQVMAQGFPERMGKKGKNAIDVMYEQQRFGQKNGQGFYQYEKDKKGKPKKINDPRADELLATICPTKRTFTKEEIIARMMAPMINEVVRCLEEGIIQSPSDADIALVYGLGFPPFRGGVFCYLDTLGSQSYLKTTESLQHLSPLYHAPNGLKEKAATNARYYPQPPVVAIDVKKVARG
- the fadA gene encoding acetyl-CoA C-acyltransferase FadA, coding for MENVVIIDGIRTPMGRSKGGVFRHVRAEDLSAHLMNAIFERNPNASNKELDDIIWGCVQQTLEQGFNIAKNAALLTAIPHTVPAVTVNRLCGSSMQAIHDASRLIMTGDAKSVLIGGVEHMGHVPMTHGIDFNPKLTLRVAKAAGAMGLTAEMLAKMYKISREEQDAFALRSHQLAALATEKGKFNNEIVPINGHDATGNLISVNYDEVIRFDASLQGLAALRPAFDPVSGTVTAGNSSALSDGASAMLLTSESYATQQGIKPRAKIRAMAVVGCDPSIMGFGPVPASELALKRAGLTLNDIDIIELNEAFAAQSIACLKGLKLSENQLDDKVNLSGGAIALGHPLGCSGARISTALLNHLEQNDKQFGLATMCIGFGQGIATIIERV